The region CATGGTGGGCGAGGCCCGTGCTGATCTCGCGCCAGTACTGCTCGACCAGGACCGTCATAGGGATCACCAGAGTGCCGCCGATGTAGTCGAGCACGCGGCGGGCGGTCTCGACCACGAGCGGCCGCCACGGCGGCCAGTGCTGGAAATTGCCCATCGAGGGCAGCCTTGGCGTGATGTCCATGAGTGTCTCGCCGACCTTCTCGGCGTCGAACACCCGTGAATCCGGAATCAGCGGCTGCACGAGCGCACTGGTCGTCGTCTTGCCTGCCCCATGGGTGCCGTTGAGCCATACGATCACGGGATCCGATGCTAGCGCTGTGCGGGCCGAGGAACGGGCACGGCAGAAATCCACAAACTCTGGGTGCCCTGACATATGTCCGGCCGATGTCCTGTCGTTGTCCTGGTCCGCCCTCGGCGGGGACGGCAAGAATTTATTCACGAAGAAAGCCGAGCGTGTACAGGTCGAGCATGGACAGGAAGGAGCTTCAACATGACCATCGGCAAGAGGATCGCAGTAGTGGCTTCGGCGTTCGCCGTCGCGGTATCGCTCTGACGGCACCGGCCCAAGCGGCATCCGCGCCGCCCAACCTGCCGCCGGCGGCGATCCCGCCGCCCCAGTGCATTCCGCAGAGCCAGTACGACCAGCCGTACGAATGGGAATACCAGCTCACCAAAACCCTGGGCAAGGACGGCCACGGCTTCCGTACCCACATGTTTGCCATTTACTATGCGCCCTCCAACGTATACACCCCTCTCAACGAGAGTGACGTGCAGCGTGAAGTTCTGAGATCGTAGAAATGCCGGAGGACATGTCGTTGTCGTCGATACGACATGTCTGGACGGCGTTCGGCCGTCGACACCCCGACGGCAAGCCCACCTGGGCTCCACCTGCCTACGCCGCACTGCGACGCCTCCTCGCAGCGGCCCACCGCCGATCCACCGCACACCCACGCGTCGGAAACGGACGATGCGATTATGGCCGGTGGTCGCCGATCGACTTGAGTTCGCCTATAGGCGAATATCTAGCGTCGACACCATGACAGAAGACAACGTCAATGGCCGGCTCCGGATCGCCGTGGTGATCGGGAGCGTGCGCAGGCCCAGACTGGCCGATCCGCTCGCCGCGTGGCTGGAGCGCGAGCTCACCGCGATCGACTGGCTCGACCTCGACATGATCGACCTGGCCTCGGTCTCGCTGCCGATGCACGAGATG is a window of Nonomuraea helvata DNA encoding:
- a CDS encoding ATP-binding protein; protein product: MIVWLNGTHGAGKTTTSALVQPLIPDSRVFDAEKVGETLMDITPRLPSMGNFQHWPPWRPLVVETARRVLDYIGGTLVIPMTVLVEQYWREISTGLAHHAIPVRHFVLHADQDTLRERIEGDTVLGPSSFRLEYLEPYAEAARTWLHGEAEVVDTTHLTPAEVALQIAEAVKS